The region AGACCTGCTATGCCACAAAACCAATTTGGCTTATGCTAGGTCTGGGGTCCCCTGGTTATTATCCTTTAATCACACCAATTAGGACCTGGTCTTCACTGCAAGAAACTCTAGGCTGTTACCCCAGAATTAGTCTTGGTAATGAGGCAACGGACACAAACTGGTCAGGGTTACCATGATGTGGTACCGAATGAGCAGATAGAGACCTGGTCATAGAACAAAaccaaggtcagggcaggcaaaaTTCTGATGCATAATGGTGAAACAGGTCATGGCTCAAagcaggcagcagacagcgaAAGTGTGGTCATTAAACAAGCCAAGGTCATGAGTGGAGAAGATGGAAAAGCTGAGTGGAACAAAACCAGGAAAATTGTAAGCACCTTTGCACACTAGAGATAAAGGGAGCCTTAAATAGACCAAGACCTGTCAGGATTTGCCAGGGACAGAGAATTTGGGTGTGTGTACTGGTCTGTTAAGAGGCGGGCTGTGCGCGCACACCCTACGGGCAGCAGTAAAGCAGTGATGGATGGCCAGATGgtatttttttgttctctcaagcCCTCTGCACACATACTATTTTGTAAGGGTATTTAAATGCTTGTAGAAACTCAATGAGTTTCAAGTAATTTTTTCATAACATGTTTTACAAATGTTTtggtaactttttttaaattttgtaacatttaatttttttttctggaatttttgaaGTCCTATAGAGAAGCCTGATGAATACAATGCCAGAAAAAAATTCCATGCTCAGAGCATGCTGAATTTTAAACAAAACAAAGCATGAACATCAAAAACCCTGTGTGCATATAATTTGCTGTAGTCTGCTGACCAAAGAAAGCAGCTATAAATGGCACAAAAAATGCTGAGATAAATACTGTGCAGGAATCCAGCCTTATTGTTTTTTAAACTAAATGATGCTTCTAATAACACTAATGTTTTCTTTTCTTGGCAGGTTCCGTTGTATTGTTTATCCGTTCCGACAGAAGCTCACGCTAAGAAAAGCTATAGTCACAATAATCGTCATATGGGTTTTAGCGTTCATCATAATGTGCCCATCAGCTGTAACTTTGACGGTGACCAAGGATGATTATCACTTTATGGTTGATGATTACAATAATTTCTATCCACTCTACTCCTGCTGGGAAGCCTGGCCAGATAAGGAAATGCGAAAGATCTACACAACTGTCTTGTTTTCGCATATATATCTAGCCCCTCTGACCTTGATTGTTATCATGTATGCTCGGATTGCTTTCAAACTCTTCAAATCATCTGCCACCATCCGAGGATCCATGTCTGAAGAAGAAGAAGGTCGTAGGGTATCCAGGAGGAAAGTAAGAGTTATAAACATGTTAATTATTGTAGCCCTCTTCTTTACAATTTCTTGGTTGCCACTTTGGACCTTAATGTTGCTAACAGATTATGGGAATCTCGATGATCATCAGCTCAACATCATCGCCGTATATGTATTTCCCTTTGCTCATTGGCTGGCCTTCTTCAACAGTAGCATCAATCCTATAATTTATGGCTACTTTAATGAGAACTTCCGCCGGGGTTTTCAGGAAGCTTTTAAAGTTCAGTTCTGCTCAATGAATAAAGAGCACAAGGAAACATATTCCGAAAGGAAAAACAGTGGGCTCATGTTTGGTGTAAGAAACAGGATTTTTGTTGAAGTGCAACCCAGCGAATCAGCTCAAGGCTCAGACTCATGCAACGGTAACACAGCAAAGGGTGGTATGTTCTCTTTAAGAAGTGGGAAGATAGCCCATCATGGAATGGCAGTTGAAGAATTAGACAATAAAAGCTCCAATAACACAGTCAGCATACCAGCATGGGATATATGAACCTGATAAAACTTTTGTTTTTGTGGTGAATATGTAACATCAAAGGACTGTTGAAAGGAATGCAATTTGTATAACTCCAAGTAATGATAAAAACTTTGAGATTTTCTGAGTCCATTTtccataaaaaaaacattaaaattcaCTCTCACCAATGAtggtattaaaggagttgtcccatcacagctaattatcccctatccagaggCTAAGGTATCTGACCAGAGGGGATCCAATCGATCCCGAGATTTTAGAACTGGCATGTTCCAATGCTTTGGCAGTGgaggctgcagatctgcaccttcactccattcacttcaatgggactgacacaGATAACCAAGTTCAAGCACTCAGCTGCCCAGTGCTCCAATTTAACTGAATGGGGCAGAGGAGCCTCCCATGCCTAAATCTCGGGATCTGTGGAAGTCTCAGTGGTTGTACCTCCACCAATTATTTAGTCAACCTGTGCATAGAAGATAATTTgctgagagagaaaaaaactctTTAAGTGGAATTTATTAACTGCCTCAAATGAGGGAATAAACATATttaatgggtcatcaatatttgatgagATTTTCACATCatcataaggctgccttcacatctacggtggagattccgttttcctgttctgtcctgcaaacaggaaagggaaatcctctGGCCAAATGGTTCCATCTTGTGATGGAATCGAACAGTGccgaatggacctcattgactataatggggttcatttgGGCTCTATTCAGATGTCTAGCATTTCACCATACATAAAAGTCCTAcgtgcaggactttttcttctggcattttatGACATTTTATGCCAGATCTGAGACGGAACCTCAGAGTTCCAGTTCAGATGTGGAAGCAGCCTAAGTGGTTCATATATGTTGTTACATATATTGTCTGTATAATAATTTTTTCTATAATGTTATACTAAATCCAGCACATTTTTAGTGAGCAAAAAAACTCTTCAAGTGGGTTTACAGGTTTCATGTGAATACCAATTAATCACTGTATAATGAAAGTTTCTTGATCTCTGTTTGATGCCAGcaaatggaaacattttttgTTCAGAGGCTAAAAACTGACCATGATGTGAGTGTGCCACATGTATATGTGTTGTCAATATCTTGTATGAtttagaaaactcatttttaaataCCCTATTAAGAAATTCTGAGTTATAAGTCACCTTTCTGGACATGTCTACTTTAGTAACACTTGTATTCTCCATGACATAACAATTCTGGACCATCTCTTCTTAAAACCCTGTGTTGTGCCGTTTCTCTGCTCTTTCTTctggaaatttatgaataaaattTGACAACTGAGTGTTATCTCTTAAGTGTTCCTTAAGCAGTCTCACAACGTCCAATCATTGAAGAGAGTCAGCTTGTAGAACAGCACATCCCTTTGACAAAATGAACAGGCCTTGGGCATTTAGTTTTGAAAGGGCGGCCCCAGAAATAACCAATTGGTTTTATCAATTTCCTCACGGCAGCAGCATTTGACCGCTGTCTCTTGCCACACCAATAGCaaaagtggggggagggggggtggaataTGTCTGGGCTGCAGATTACACTGTGTGAGAGGGAGGACCACACCAATAAGTAAGGTAAGGAGTGCCTGCCAAGGCACAAATAGCCTCACCCCCA is a window of Eleutherodactylus coqui strain aEleCoq1 chromosome 4, aEleCoq1.hap1, whole genome shotgun sequence DNA encoding:
- the NPFFR1 gene encoding neuropeptide FF receptor 1; translated protein: MFILAYIFIFLMCMIGNMLVCFIVLKNRQMRTVTNMFILNLAISDLLVGIFCMPTTLVDNLITGWPFDNIMCKMSGLVQGMSVSASVFTLVAIAVERFRCIVYPFRQKLTLRKAIVTIIVIWVLAFIIMCPSAVTLTVTKDDYHFMVDDYNNFYPLYSCWEAWPDKEMRKIYTTVLFSHIYLAPLTLIVIMYARIAFKLFKSSATIRGSMSEEEEGRRVSRRKVRVINMLIIVALFFTISWLPLWTLMLLTDYGNLDDHQLNIIAVYVFPFAHWLAFFNSSINPIIYGYFNENFRRGFQEAFKVQFCSMNKEHKETYSERKNSGLMFGVRNRIFVEVQPSESAQGSDSCNGNTAKGGMFSLRSGKIAHHGMAVEELDNKSSNNTVSIPAWDI